From the genome of Vicia villosa cultivar HV-30 ecotype Madison, WI linkage group LG2, Vvil1.0, whole genome shotgun sequence, one region includes:
- the LOC131647163 gene encoding mitotic checkpoint protein BUB3.1, with protein MATTPVVSGRELTNPPSDGISNIRFSNHSDHLLVSSWDKTVRLYDASANVLRGEFLHGGPVLDCCFHDDSSGFSASSDNTVRRLVFATGKEDILGKHDAPVRCVEYSYAAGQLITGSWDKTLKCWDPRGASGQERTLVGTYPQPERVYSLSLVGHRLVVATAGRHVNVYDLRNMSLPEQRRESSLKYQTRCVRSYPNGTGYALSSVEGRVAMEFFDLSEASQAKKYAFKCHRKSEAGRDIVYPVNAMAFHPIYGTFATGGCDGFVNVWDGNNKKRLYQYSKYPTSIAALSFSRDGRLLAVASSYTFEEGPKPQEQDAIYVRSVNEIEVKPKPKAFPNPTA; from the exons ATGGCCACAACACCAGTAGTGTCCGGTCGAGAGTTGACCAATCCTCCGTCCGACGGAATCTCCAACATTCGTTTCTCTAATCACAGTGATCATCTTCTCGTTTCCTCATGGGACAAG ACTGTGCGTTTGTATGACGCAAGCGCAAATGTGCTTAGAGGAGAGTTTCTCCACGGCGGACCCGTTCTTGACTGTTGCTTCCATGATGACTCTTCCGGATTTAGTGCCTCCTCCGATAACACTGTCAGACG GCTCGTTTTCGCCACAGGGAAAGAGGATATTTTGGGAAAGCATGATGCTCCCGTTCGTTGTGTAGAGTATTCCTATGCCGCAG GGCAATTGATCACTGGTAGTTGGGACAAAACCCTAAAATGTTGGGACCCTAGAGGTGCAAGCGGACAGGAGCGTACTCTTGTTGGGACATATCCACAGCCTGAGCGTGTTTACTCTCTATCTCTTGTTGGACATCGGCTTGTTGTAGCAACAGCTGGAAGACATGTTAATGTTTATGACTTGAGGAACATGTCTCTGCCTGAACAACGGAGGGAATCTTCATTGAAATATCAAACCAGATGTGTACGCAGCTACCCAAATGGAACAG GATATGCACTTAGTTCTGTTGAAGGGCGGGTTGCAATGGAATTCTTTGACCTCTCTGAAGCTAGCCAGGCAAAGAA GTATGCTTTTAAGTGTCACAGAAAATCTGAAGCTGGAAGGGATATCGTCTATCCTGTAAATGCCATGGCATTCCATCCCAT ATATGGTACATTCGCCACAGGAGGTTGTGATGGTTTTGTTAATGTATGGGACGGAAACAACAAAAAGAGGCTGTATCAGTATTCAAAGTATCCAACTAGCATTGCTGCACTCTCATTTAGCAGAGATGGCCGTCTCCTGGCTGTTGCATCAAGTTACACATTCGAGGAGGGACCCAAACC ACAAGAACAGGATGCTATCTATGTTCGCAGTGTGAATGAGATTGAGGTGAAGCCAAAACCCAAAGCCTTTCCCAATCCTACAGCTTGA
- the LOC131647164 gene encoding small ribosomal subunit protein uS14z/uS14y/uS14x has product MGHSNVWNSHPKTYGPGSRTCRVCGNSHGLIRKYGLMCCRQCFHSNAKEIGFIKYR; this is encoded by the exons ATGGGTCACTCCAACGTCTGGAACTCTCACCCCAAAACCTACGGACCTGGTTCTCGCACATG CCGTGTGTGTGGAAACTCTCATGGATTGATCAGGAAGTACGGACTCATGTGCTGCAGGCAGTGCTTCCATAGCAATGCCAAGGAAATCGGTTTCATTAAG TATCGTTGA
- the LOC131647165 gene encoding uncharacterized protein LOC131647165: protein MASSSSQPEGLSEEDYDLIHGSESGWVDARTSCPHLDSLSTDLTHIPTPNTPCNRCQHPNENWLCLSCKDVLCGRFVNRHMLQHFRETNHSVALSFSDLSVWCFSCDAYLDAYVIQQLRPVHEMAYVLKFGELPPVGAS from the exons atggcttcatcttctTCTCAACCG GAAGGTTTATCGGAAGAGGATTATGATTTGATCCATGGCTCTGAATCTGGTTGGGTCGATGCTCGAACTTCATGCCCCCATCTCGATTCCCTATCCACTGATCTCACCCACATTCCAACCCCTAATACTCCCTGCAACAG gtgCCAACATCCTAATGAAAACTGGCTGTGTTTGTCGTGTAAAGATGTGCTCTGTGGCCGTTTTGTGAACAGGCATATGCTTCAACATTTTCGGGAAACTAATCATAGTGTGGCCCTCAGTTTCAG TGATCTATCGGTATGGTGCTTCTCGTGCGACGCGTACTTGGATGCTTATGTTATTCAGCAATTGCGCCCTGTTCATGAAATGGCTTATGTGTTGAAATTCGGCGAGCTTCCACCAGTTGGAGCAAGCTAA